Genomic window (Ictalurus punctatus breed USDA103 chromosome 16, Coco_2.0, whole genome shotgun sequence):
TAATCACAGTAAAAGGAGAAATTTCTGGCATATAAACTGTAGTCTGTATGTCATGGGAATTTTACTTACAAAAACTTATCTTttggtctctctctgtctccaggGTAACCAGTCGTCAGGGGAGGATATGGAAATCTCTGATGATGAGATGCCAGGCACGCCCACCTCCAGCGACTGCGCTAAGGGCATTGTGATGAACTCGGCCGTGTCTCCGATAGCTCCTCAGTCCATGCCGCTCCCACCGCCTGGCTTCCCCCCTCTACCCCCTCCACAGCCTGCTTATCCCATGCACCCTGCTCACATGCCCCCCCATCTCCCTGCCCCACCTCCAATGCTGCCCCCAATGCACCCGTATCCACCGGGCATGATGGCCATGATGCCTGTGGAGCTGATGAGCTGTTTGCCGCAGTGGGGCAACGTGCACATGTCATTCCAGATGCAGACACAAATGCTGAGCCGCATAGCACAGAGCCAGCGTCCTTACCCCTTCCCACAGTTCCTAGGAGGAACGGCAACGGCAAATGCAGGTGCCATGCAGTTCGGCGGTCCCTACCCACACATGTCCATGGTGAACACTCCGGGTGGTGGACACGGGCAGCCCTGGCCTTTACCCAGTGTGCCCAAGTTTAACCCGTCTGTGCCACCACCCGGCTATGAGCCCAAGAAAGAAGACCCACACAAAGCCACGGTGGACGGCGTGCTCATGGTCATTGTCAAAGAGCTGAAGGCCATCATGAAGAGAGACCTCAACCGCAAGATGGTAGAAGTGGTGGCCTTCAGGGCCTTTGATGAATGGTGGGAGAGGAAGGAGCACTCTGCCAAGGTGGGCATTCTGTCACCAACCATTAGAGAAATATTTATCATAATTTATAGTGCGTGGTAGGAGAAGAAGGAACACTCTGCTACAGCTTTTCATCACAGACAATGTATGTAATTGTCCAgattgttttctttaatatatTCTATTCTCCAACGTACATATTCATTACTGAAATGAGTTCCTTTCCATTAGTtcatttacattataacagcttttaattgttctctcaccagcctctctttatatTCTCCTTTGAAGTTAATatatggaattaaaaaaaaaaacacaaaaaaaaaaggaaagaaagaaagataggcctctgcactgacactggagactctttccatttATGTGAGATTAacctctccttacagaaaatgagggtttttttgtttttaaataacaacacagccgtttattggtttattattagtcttcgATTATGTGGCGCATCCGCCATGCGAGTCCCTTGTTTCTATAGAAGTAACGGCGTATTAGAATAAGTGCATTAATGACAGTGTGAGTTTCAACAGGCATTACTGTCCGAGTCATGCAGTTATACAGACAGTAATTCCACCTGTAGCATGAGTGACTGATTAATACGAATGTGcttgttctgatacgttatcgtttctatagtaacataatctaatataatcatttaaaaacgtGTTGACGGCTTTtgtcaggacagaggagtttacactttcctTAATATGACAAGCAttttgagaaagagagagacagcgtgAAGAATGAATTTGTCGTGGCTATAACATAAGCGACAAGAGGAACTTGCGTGTCTCTTTGACGTTCCATAACATGAAATCTAACCATAAACCATTCAAATgtgctgttttttctttttttctttttttggtctcAGGCGACGTCCACCCCAGTGAAGACCGGCGAGGGTAAGGAAGACGATAAGGAGCGAGTGAAACCGAAAGAGACGTTGTCATCCAGTCTGTTGGAGACATGGAGTAAAGGCGAGGGTCTCGGTTACGAGGGCATGGGTCTGGGGATCGGCCTGAGAGGTGCCATCCGCCTTCCGTCCTTCAAGGTAAGGATCATCCAGTGTGGGTGTACCACTTGCAAATATTGTCATAtggataaataaagaataaataaagtgaaaagtCACAGAGAACACTTGTTAGTTTATTGCCGATTCGGACGTAGCTTGCCTTTAAACATCGGGGGCTCAGCAGAATTATAGCAGagattttctcaaatttaaCATGAGATCGCAAAGTACTGAAGTTTTTTAGGATTAAGAAAAGTGTTCGGCTGCTTTGGTCTGaacatatactgtgtgtgtgtgtgtgtgtgacttccAGGTGAAGAGGAAAGAGCCTCCAGACCCCGTCTCCACAGGAGAGAGTAAGAGAGCTCGGCCGTCCACGCCTGTAGACGATGAGCTGGAGGATGAAGGTGAGCGTGACGTCATTCCGTAGCACAGCTCACTTCAGCTAGTGTTGAAAAATGAGTCTGACAATCTGAGTGATATCTAAGGTTACTTGAACAACTCTCTGTAGTGCAAACACTAATTTCAAGTTTCCTtcatattcttattattattcttatccctaatttctccatctggggattaataaagtcttatcttatcttattaacattaatatacaCCCACTGAGCTGGGtttttgagcatttcagaaactgaaatTTTCGCATACAACTGTATAGCAGCCAGTGAGCGGCACCTTGTTGAtgtctgaggctacagtgggcaaaGGCTCACTGAAACGGGACAGTTGAAGACTTGGTAATAATAACAGAGGCGTTCATTATGTGTTGAACAATCGTGTGTTTTTTAGAGTCAGAAAGAGCAGATGCCCCCTCAGACGGCACCCGAGTGGATGACGCATCCTCTACCAAGCGAAGGCACGCCCGTCCTGTGGAGCTGGACAGTgaaggagaggaggaagaggacgaggaagaggaggagacgGGCAGGGAGGAGTCTGTGTCCGAACGAGAGGACGAGGCCGATGTAGACGTCTCGGAGAGACTGTCCACTAGCAAGGTCTATTTAGAAACTTAATACACCAGTACCACTAAATTCAGtcatgtgtcccaaaccacacactgccacatacagtccccttcaaaagtattggaacagcaaggccaattctttttgTTCTAATGACTGTCTgttcttggtttgagccctgggttttgcctgagaagactgcatttgttgttaaaaaggataaaccagcaTAAAGactagagagctgtctatgggagaaaagcaagccattttgaagctgagaaaagagggaaaatcttggcatagccaatacaataatgtggattgtcttttGGGTTTGACGTCTTTTGACCTCAGACCCAAATCTCTTCagtgtataacaaaaacaaaagattttCCAATATATTTACCTGTAGAGTGTACTATTTAGCAGATGCAAGGAAGCTTTCTTGGTTACTGTGAAAACTGACCACTGCTTCTGGCTGCATCTCAAACTGCATATTACTCTACTTGATAGGTGacataatatttaatactgtacTATGTGGATTGAGACACAACTTATGCTTGTGTTGATCTGCTTGTTGCCATTTTGCAGGAGGCAGAAAAGGATAACGAAGATGATGATGAGCGCGGGAGCGGGTCTGAGAGTGAGAGCAGTTCATCTGACTCGTCTGACGAAGGTACAGAGTGTCAACTTAGAGTCATCTTTACCTGAAACTATCTACATAGTGTACTTACTAGAACAACGTGTATTTTCCCAAATCTCAGAGCACAAAATATTTCGATGAAGGATTCTTGATaatcatttttttgtgtgttcatACAGTAATTAATTTTCAGTGGATGTCTGATCCGTAACGCACCATGAATATACATTAGGTCTAGAGATCGACTGATAATCAGGTTTACCGACATTTTTCTAGATATTTGAGCGTTTTTCCATAATCAGTTATCGTTTTATAATATCGGATCCACCGATAAACAGGGCCATCTTGTGGGCGTTTTGAGAATTGCACGCAGGAAAGCCATAACAGCCATTTATGTGCAAATTAGATGTGTTACATAAATGCTTGATATTTAATTTAAGCAGCTTGGTGCTAAAAAATTAGAGAGAAGCTCATGGAGTCatgtaataaaacactttagtaacagtgctctttattttttgcactctttcagacTCCTCTATTTATTAGTGTAGAAATAAgagctttgttttgttttgtatgcaaggaggaagtgaaattgacaaaattgttacATATTGTTTAGTTCGTGTTGTCATCactgtgtcaaaaacagaagtaaaacaataaataaatatcggttctgcatatcggttatcgggcacataaatatgcaaataatcGTATCGGttataaaaaaatcaatatcggtCTCTAATTAGGTCTACCACTGAGAAATAACTGAGGGGTATTTTTTTTAGTGCTAGCTCATATGCTGTTGAAAGGCAttgtataaataaacatactTCATTCTTGCCGTCTCTGATCAGAATCCACCAGCTCATCATCTTCTCAGTCTGACTCTGACTTCTCCGAGAGTGACAGCTCTTCCGACTACGAGTCCAGCTcagatgaggaagaggaggaggaggaggaggaggagaaaaaagcaCAGGAGGTCACCATGGACACAGACGATGAAGACAGGGAAGTAGTGCCGTCGTCATTGGTGTCTTCCTCGTCCTCACCTTTGTTGTCctctgaggaagaggaggaggcaGAGATGAAGGCTCCCAGCACACCTGCTGCTCCTGTGAAAGAGGAATGTGAGGTGGCACAGCTCGAGGCAGAGGAGGCAGTGACCACCATCACTGCTGCTCAGGACAATCTGAGGCGGCTGTCCCCTAAAGGAATCAAAGGTTATCATTTTATTCACATCTGTTCATTTACCAGACACTCAAGACTGAAGGGTCTTGggattactactactactactaataataatatttaccaTACTTTCCATTTAAGCACATATGACTATGTTAGCTTGTGGTGACATATTTAATGTTTCTGTCTAGTTAATGTCGGCGAGCTAGTTAGTAGTTAGTACACCAGTTTCCAAAGAGCATTTTGTTTTGCCCTGTTTTCCACAAACCTTCAGATATTAAAttcagacttcttccatttcatatttccaacagaagaGTCGGACATTGATCTGGAGGTAAGAAAGACAGAGCCCAACCTGGAGGGCGTGGGGACCCTGAGGCCTCCAACACCACCCCAtgcagaggaagaggaggtgcCTCGAACTCCAGGTCGTGATGTCCCTGCCCCTTCAGAGGTGGAGACATCCACAATTCACCTGCCCCTTCCCCCTGCTCATTCTGTCCTCCCGCCCCCACGCCTCTCGAGCGACGAGGACGTTCCCCGCACACCGGGCCGTGACCTTCCCCACCGTTTCAACAAATCACAGAGCAGTGAAACAGCACCTACTACACCTACAATACCTGCTACACCCAGCACACCCggtgaagctccgcccacaggAAGCAGCGTGTCACTCAATAGCCCGTTCCCTTACCCACTGCTCAGTGCGGGCATCCCTCCCACACCTGGCCGGGATCTGAACTTTACCCCGGTTTTCCCAGACTCCCCTGCCTCCCTTCCGCTTCAAAGAAAGTCCTCATCTGAAAAGCCACTGTTCAAAGAGCCTGGCAGTGCCACTTCCTGTTCTTCTTCCCCGCTTCCTGTTGTTCCAGTTTCCTGTTTAGATGCTGCTACTGTGCCAATAAATCAGCACGTTCCACTCATAGAACTTCCTGTGCCCGACGATTCTGCTTCCGCAAAGAAGAAACTGGGCCGACCCAGAAAGCCCGCCGTTGTTGAACCTGAGGATGCCCAAGAACCTCCTGAGGCAATGATGTTGCTTCCTTCAGACCTCACGTTGAAGGACACGTTACCCGAATGTGAAGCAATACCGGGAGTGCCTCGAGGGTCAGAAGGCTCCGCAGCATTGGCTCAGAAGGAGAGGGAGGAAAAAGCTGAAGTGAAACATGAGGAAATAAAGAAGGACATAAAGGAAGAAGTGCAGGACGTGGAACAGACAGTTCTTTTTGAAGAGCCACTACAGAAAACACGGGGTCAGAGGCGGAGCTGGGAGACGCTCCTCCTCTCCATGCACCTGCCCGTGAGGTCGCCACCCCGGCGCAGCTTCCTGCCGCGGTCCGAGTTTGAAGAGATGACCATCCTGTATGACATCTGGAACGAAGGCATTGACGAAGAGGACGTACGCTATCTCAAAATCACTTACGAAAAAATGTTGCAGCAGGATAACAGCCATGACTGGCTCAACGACACACTCTGGGTTCCTCACCCTCATATCCTTTACATACTAACAACCCGTAGCATAGTGTTTCCGTTCAACACCTGTGTGTATTTCTAGGcattattttaattgacaaatcTGAAATACACGGAAAACCTCATTTTGTGATATTTCGgtgttgtgtttctgaattACTGCACAGGGTAAACAGAAACCACACTTCCTGTATCTGTAGTTGTTTTCTTAACTGCACTCCCTGCACCTACCAGCAGTGGCAGTCTGCCTGGGGTCAAGAAAAAGCGGCGGGAGGACGGTATGCGTGATCACGTGACTGGCTGCGCGCGAAGCGAGGGCTACTACAAAATcgacaaaaaggacaaaatgaaatacctgaacaGCACTAGGTTACAGTCAGACGAGCCTGATAAAGACATGCAGGTGAGTTCATCGATATGTTAAACCCGCTGCACTAGATATTGACTCGTTTACTCCTTTCAAACACCATTAAACGACATCAGTGTACGGTGACGACTTTACTGATTTCTGTTGCCCAGGGCCGGATGATCCCAGCTCAGCCCCACGCCTCGACCCGAGCAGGCTCAGAGAGACGCTCGGAACAGCGCCGCCTGCTGTCCTCGTTCAGCTGTGACAGTGACCTGCTCAAATTCAACCAGCTCAAGGTGAGAGTCCACTCGccgcacaagcacacacacacaactaattcagttacatatatatacgtTTGACACTTTTTACACATTTCCTCCATAGTTCCGTAAGAAGAAGATCCGATTCTGTAAGAGTCACATCCATGACTGGGGTCTGTTTGCCATGGAACCCATCGCTGCTGACGAGATGGTTATTGAGTACGTTGGACAGAACATCAGACAGGTAAAAGCCATAAAATGTGC
Coding sequences:
- the setd1ba gene encoding histone-lysine N-methyltransferase SETD1B-A isoform X1, with the translated sequence MSRPGERSRGDEDHGKRQSSSLANGGTENSSAEKRREHHWRSWKLIIDPALRKGSHKLYRYDGHSFNIPNAGIPPVDMVRDPRIGRLWTRYKETDLPVPKFKIDECYIGRVPPKEVTFARLNDNIREGFLTDMCQKYGEIEEVEILYNPKNKKHLGIAKVVFGSVKAAKDAVQNLHNTSVMGNIIHAELDPKGENRLRYVQRLITGSFTPLTVPVGDDDACEVSPRSLAEALLSSCEPLRRLSEGGSTSTSTPLSMDTAYSSLRQDATPQSQTTPITPRPSGTPFSQDSAYSGRQATPTFQRSRRHETKFQDAYNRRPERHYVHGGYRGNAEKPNPPPEAPPPPVTPNFKPSFSPYQPPMPPVYPPAEPPFQPSDYRHPPPQAPLPTTPEFHPEPPPMPEETRPATPTSCPSPSPDTPTLEAERHSLDSRIEMLLKEKRTKLPFLNEGGDSDGEVRMEGSPISSSSSQLSPIPPSSAVLRTPRPPSTGLEDISPTPLPDSDDDEPIPGTASATHLPPSASPSNTHNVAGPHTPTDKVDTGNQSSGEDMEISDDEMPGTPTSSDCAKGIVMNSAVSPIAPQSMPLPPPGFPPLPPPQPAYPMHPAHMPPHLPAPPPMLPPMHPYPPGMMAMMPVELMSCLPQWGNVHMSFQMQTQMLSRIAQSQRPYPFPQFLGGTATANAGAMQFGGPYPHMSMVNTPGGGHGQPWPLPSVPKFNPSVPPPGYEPKKEDPHKATVDGVLMVIVKELKAIMKRDLNRKMVEVVAFRAFDEWWERKEHSAKATSTPVKTGEGKEDDKERVKPKETLSSSLLETWSKGEGLGYEGMGLGIGLRGAIRLPSFKVKRKEPPDPVSTGESKRARPSTPVDDELEDEESERADAPSDGTRVDDASSTKRRHARPVELDSEGEEEEDEEEEETGREESVSEREDEADVDVSERLSTSKEAEKDNEDDDERGSGSESESSSSDSSDEESTSSSSSQSDSDFSESDSSSDYESSSDEEEEEEEEEEKKAQEVTMDTDDEDREVVPSSLVSSSSSPLLSSEEEEEAEMKAPSTPAAPVKEECEVAQLEAEEAVTTITAAQDNLRRLSPKGIKEESDIDLEVRKTEPNLEGVGTLRPPTPPHAEEEEVPRTPGRDVPAPSEVETSTIHLPLPPAHSVLPPPRLSSDEDVPRTPGRDLPHRFNKSQSSETAPTTPTIPATPSTPGEAPPTGSSVSLNSPFPYPLLSAGIPPTPGRDLNFTPVFPDSPASLPLQRKSSSEKPLFKEPGSATSCSSSPLPVVPVSCLDAATVPINQHVPLIELPVPDDSASAKKKLGRPRKPAVVEPEDAQEPPEAMMLLPSDLTLKDTLPECEAIPGVPRGSEGSAALAQKEREEKAEVKHEEIKKDIKEEVQDVEQTVLFEEPLQKTRGQRRSWETLLLSMHLPVRSPPRRSFLPRSEFEEMTILYDIWNEGIDEEDVRYLKITYEKMLQQDNSHDWLNDTLWVPHPPTSSGSLPGVKKKRREDGMRDHVTGCARSEGYYKIDKKDKMKYLNSTRLQSDEPDKDMQGRMIPAQPHASTRAGSERRSEQRRLLSSFSCDSDLLKFNQLKFRKKKIRFCKSHIHDWGLFAMEPIAADEMVIEYVGQNIRQVIADMREKRYEEEGIGSSYMFRVDHDTIIDATKCGNFARFINHSCNPNCYAKVITVESQKKIVIYSRQPINVNEEITYDYKFPIEDEKIPCLCGAENCRGTLN
- the setd1ba gene encoding histone-lysine N-methyltransferase SETD1B-A isoform X2, giving the protein MVRDPRIGRLWTRYKETDLPVPKFKIDECYIGRVPPKEVTFARLNDNIREGFLTDMCQKYGEIEEVEILYNPKNKKHLGIAKVVFGSVKAAKDAVQNLHNTSVMGNIIHAELDPKGENRLRYVQRLITGSFTPLTVPVGDDDACEVSPRSLAEALLSSCEPLRRLSEGGSTSTSTPLSMDTAYSSLRQDATPQSQTTPITPRPSGTPFSQDSAYSGRQATPTFQRSRRHETKFQDAYNRRPERHYVHGGYRGNAEKPNPPPEAPPPPVTPNFKPSFSPYQPPMPPVYPPAEPPFQPSDYRHPPPQAPLPTTPEFHPEPPPMPEETRPATPTSCPSPSPDTPTLEAERHSLDSRIEMLLKEKRTKLPFLNEGGDSDGEVRMEGSPISSSSSQLSPIPPSSAVLRTPRPPSTGLEDISPTPLPDSDDDEPIPGTASATHLPPSASPSNTHNVAGPHTPTDKVDTGNQSSGEDMEISDDEMPGTPTSSDCAKGIVMNSAVSPIAPQSMPLPPPGFPPLPPPQPAYPMHPAHMPPHLPAPPPMLPPMHPYPPGMMAMMPVELMSCLPQWGNVHMSFQMQTQMLSRIAQSQRPYPFPQFLGGTATANAGAMQFGGPYPHMSMVNTPGGGHGQPWPLPSVPKFNPSVPPPGYEPKKEDPHKATVDGVLMVIVKELKAIMKRDLNRKMVEVVAFRAFDEWWERKEHSAKATSTPVKTGEGKEDDKERVKPKETLSSSLLETWSKGEGLGYEGMGLGIGLRGAIRLPSFKVKRKEPPDPVSTGESKRARPSTPVDDELEDEESERADAPSDGTRVDDASSTKRRHARPVELDSEGEEEEDEEEEETGREESVSEREDEADVDVSERLSTSKEAEKDNEDDDERGSGSESESSSSDSSDEESTSSSSSQSDSDFSESDSSSDYESSSDEEEEEEEEEEKKAQEVTMDTDDEDREVVPSSLVSSSSSPLLSSEEEEEAEMKAPSTPAAPVKEECEVAQLEAEEAVTTITAAQDNLRRLSPKGIKEESDIDLEVRKTEPNLEGVGTLRPPTPPHAEEEEVPRTPGRDVPAPSEVETSTIHLPLPPAHSVLPPPRLSSDEDVPRTPGRDLPHRFNKSQSSETAPTTPTIPATPSTPGEAPPTGSSVSLNSPFPYPLLSAGIPPTPGRDLNFTPVFPDSPASLPLQRKSSSEKPLFKEPGSATSCSSSPLPVVPVSCLDAATVPINQHVPLIELPVPDDSASAKKKLGRPRKPAVVEPEDAQEPPEAMMLLPSDLTLKDTLPECEAIPGVPRGSEGSAALAQKEREEKAEVKHEEIKKDIKEEVQDVEQTVLFEEPLQKTRGQRRSWETLLLSMHLPVRSPPRRSFLPRSEFEEMTILYDIWNEGIDEEDVRYLKITYEKMLQQDNSHDWLNDTLWVPHPPTSSGSLPGVKKKRREDGMRDHVTGCARSEGYYKIDKKDKMKYLNSTRLQSDEPDKDMQGRMIPAQPHASTRAGSERRSEQRRLLSSFSCDSDLLKFNQLKFRKKKIRFCKSHIHDWGLFAMEPIAADEMVIEYVGQNIRQVIADMREKRYEEEGIGSSYMFRVDHDTIIDATKCGNFARFINHSCNPNCYAKVITVESQKKIVIYSRQPINVNEEITYDYKFPIEDEKIPCLCGAENCRGTLN